From one Luteolibacter sp. SL250 genomic stretch:
- a CDS encoding right-handed parallel beta-helix repeat-containing protein: MIPLLKPAALAAVILSCISPALADTGVSLADYADHKKGDDWAPAIRKAFADSPTVNVPEGRYLTSRVEFSDGMTLRGAGEGTVFVPLGTRLFDINGEAGKEVPVAADIVDFSDGIDLESADGLTAGDDILIRGQRNSMIREGTAGLHYATDWVLGRTRKSSCFYGEFDTVKSIDGPKLTTAGKRIFPGYFKDDSREPPSLGKDFVQRKSTTVSKLSLVRNVTLRDFAVEGTRDCHMPFRVRYAKDCLLENIAFTTNTESFKKDGTPDLSVVYAIYVRNTTVRNFRVELSPELLAVLDAKEKVYKNFSNYNLFKIISSTASGLEGCSANGGTHPFNITRSASVEAGGGIPSIGCFIRNCTASNCIWSGIKVQQACYDTEVSGNTVTASAQGIITCGRNTRITDNRLTTTVPHSADYYYTHVTRGGTMGVGVIEGYACGSIVRNNIIDGFRSGLAMVDGYEDKNCFEEGNILFENNAVSGCLRGFTLYKNPHCVSLGRNDLKVVIRNNTFSRAAGKDGQPATGIHLPDQSAGLEIRSNAFRGFDEGVWMGGLVDLIDISGNGFEDCGTGMTLGEISPDAAGAVVRIRESGNTLTRTARISEGLGHGHVKGF, encoded by the coding sequence ATGATTCCATTGCTCAAACCGGCGGCGCTGGCAGCTGTCATTCTCTCCTGCATCTCCCCGGCTCTGGCGGACACCGGAGTCTCCCTTGCTGACTATGCCGACCACAAGAAGGGCGACGATTGGGCGCCCGCCATCAGAAAGGCATTCGCGGATTCGCCGACGGTGAACGTCCCCGAGGGCCGCTACCTCACCTCCCGGGTGGAATTTTCCGATGGCATGACCCTCCGCGGGGCGGGGGAAGGCACCGTGTTCGTTCCCCTCGGAACACGTCTTTTTGACATCAACGGCGAGGCCGGGAAAGAGGTGCCCGTTGCTGCTGACATCGTGGATTTCTCAGACGGAATCGATCTTGAATCCGCCGATGGACTGACTGCCGGGGATGACATCCTCATCCGCGGCCAGCGAAACTCCATGATCCGCGAAGGCACCGCCGGACTCCACTATGCAACGGACTGGGTGCTCGGTCGGACCCGGAAATCCAGTTGCTTCTACGGCGAGTTCGATACCGTCAAGTCCATCGACGGTCCGAAGCTCACCACCGCCGGCAAGCGGATCTTTCCCGGCTACTTCAAGGACGATAGCCGCGAACCTCCGTCCCTCGGGAAGGATTTCGTCCAGCGGAAGTCCACCACTGTGAGCAAGCTGTCCCTGGTCAGGAACGTGACCCTCCGCGACTTCGCCGTGGAGGGGACCCGGGACTGCCATATGCCTTTCCGCGTCCGCTATGCGAAGGACTGCCTGCTGGAGAACATCGCTTTCACGACGAACACCGAATCGTTCAAGAAGGACGGCACGCCCGACCTTTCGGTGGTCTATGCGATCTACGTCCGGAACACCACCGTCCGCAATTTCCGGGTGGAGCTTTCACCGGAGCTTCTGGCCGTCCTCGACGCCAAGGAAAAGGTCTATAAAAACTTCTCGAACTACAATCTGTTCAAGATCATCAGCAGCACGGCCAGCGGGCTGGAGGGATGCAGTGCCAACGGCGGAACCCATCCGTTCAATATCACCCGCAGCGCTTCGGTGGAGGCGGGAGGCGGCATCCCTTCGATCGGTTGTTTCATCCGTAACTGCACCGCGTCGAACTGCATCTGGTCCGGCATCAAGGTCCAGCAGGCCTGCTACGACACGGAGGTATCCGGGAACACGGTTACGGCCAGCGCCCAGGGCATCATCACCTGCGGCCGCAACACGCGGATCACGGACAACCGGCTCACGACCACGGTGCCCCACTCCGCGGACTACTACTACACGCATGTCACGCGTGGAGGCACCATGGGGGTCGGTGTCATCGAGGGCTACGCGTGCGGCAGCATCGTCAGGAACAACATCATCGATGGCTTCCGTTCCGGCCTCGCCATGGTCGATGGTTACGAGGACAAGAACTGCTTCGAGGAAGGCAACATCCTGTTTGAGAACAACGCCGTCAGCGGGTGCCTCCGCGGGTTCACCCTCTACAAGAATCCGCACTGCGTTTCGTTGGGGCGGAATGATCTGAAGGTTGTCATCCGGAACAACACCTTCTCGCGTGCGGCGGGGAAAGACGGCCAGCCTGCTACCGGCATCCATTTGCCGGACCAGTCCGCCGGGCTGGAGATCCGTTCGAATGCTTTCCGCGGATTCGATGAAGGCGTATGGATGGGCGGGCTGGTCGATCTGATCGACATCAGCGGCAACGGATTCGAAGATTGTGGTACCGGGATGACACTCGGGGAAATTTCTCCGGATGCCGCCGGTGCCGTGGTCCGTATCAGGGAAAGCGGCAATACTCTCACCCGGACCGCCAGGATCAGCGAAGGACTGGGACACGGCCATGTGAAGGGATTTTGA
- a CDS encoding DUF1592 domain-containing protein — MRILTPSTFAVAAIFMAGLPLHAQDAAPKEAATSAPAPAPAPAPKPEAADVHPGKIIWEKHCVDCHGQNGEGVKNKYEDPLHGDRTLASLAKRIDKTMPEDEEELLDAVQSAQVADYIYHAFYSEKSREQSTPPAKQSFSRLTASQFRNSVADLFADFQPVWTKERGLSVRFTSKGVTALQGMGGGRNTVMRKDGQVSFNWGEQSPVPEVLPSDEYSSKWEGSVIAEETGVYEFVIKSQNGVRLHVNNWRDPIIDGWVSSGPDIREEKGTIFLLGGRSYPITLEHFKFKEKASSIELLWKAPNGVLEVIPQRNLVPYSTRETLVVSTPFPADDSSDGYPRGTSISKAWFDAVTSASMSAADIIADRLDSFMWTKKDDPERINKIKSYFRGVASIAFRQNLSDEEYNTLIEARFAATPDKPDIAVKRVVLAILTSPRFLYPSAAEEGQPTQQIIASRLALTMWDSVPSRDLFRRANEGKLGTEEQIRAYANGMLWDPRAKEKLHGFFHHWLEMKDIHNIAKDSKTYPDLNDAVLADLRRSLDFFIDDIVWNGSGDYRQLLSADYMVLNDRLAKFYQKESVGPDFKKVHLEGSQRAGVLTHPYLLTSFAYFKDTSPIHRGVFLTRSIVGRALKPPPEAVEFKDAHFDPTWTMREKVTDATRSAACMGCHSEINPLGFALEQYDAVGRWREMDNNKPINTASDYPDDNGGTIRIASPKDIAAFAIGSDTAKKTFIKHLFHHTNKQPLAAFGKDTEKNLVQKFAERGYNVRDLLVESALIATTQGMQPAPPKETASN; from the coding sequence ATGAGAATCCTGACTCCCAGCACATTCGCAGTCGCCGCCATCTTCATGGCAGGCCTGCCCCTGCATGCCCAGGACGCTGCTCCCAAGGAAGCCGCAACTTCAGCACCCGCTCCAGCACCCGCTCCAGCACCGAAGCCCGAGGCAGCGGATGTCCATCCCGGAAAGATCATCTGGGAAAAGCACTGCGTGGACTGCCACGGCCAGAACGGCGAAGGAGTGAAGAACAAATACGAAGACCCTCTCCATGGTGACAGGACGCTCGCGTCCCTCGCCAAGCGCATCGACAAGACGATGCCTGAAGATGAGGAGGAGCTGCTGGACGCCGTGCAGTCCGCCCAGGTGGCCGACTACATCTACCACGCTTTCTATTCCGAAAAGTCGCGGGAACAGTCCACACCACCGGCCAAGCAGAGTTTTTCACGCCTCACCGCATCCCAGTTCAGGAACTCGGTGGCGGATCTGTTCGCGGATTTCCAGCCGGTCTGGACGAAGGAGCGCGGCCTGAGCGTCCGCTTCACCAGCAAGGGAGTGACCGCGCTCCAAGGCATGGGTGGCGGCCGCAATACCGTCATGCGGAAGGATGGGCAGGTTTCCTTCAACTGGGGCGAGCAAAGCCCCGTGCCGGAAGTCCTGCCGAGTGACGAATACTCATCCAAATGGGAAGGCTCCGTCATCGCCGAGGAAACCGGCGTGTATGAGTTCGTCATCAAGTCCCAGAACGGCGTGCGCCTCCACGTCAACAACTGGCGCGACCCCATCATCGACGGCTGGGTCAGTTCCGGTCCGGACATCCGTGAGGAGAAAGGCACCATCTTCCTGCTCGGCGGGCGGTCCTACCCGATCACGCTCGAGCATTTCAAATTCAAGGAAAAGGCGTCCTCCATCGAGCTGCTGTGGAAAGCCCCGAACGGCGTGCTGGAGGTCATTCCGCAGCGCAATCTCGTCCCCTACTCCACGCGGGAGACGCTGGTGGTTTCCACCCCGTTCCCAGCAGACGACTCCAGCGACGGCTATCCCCGCGGCACCTCGATCTCGAAAGCATGGTTCGATGCGGTCACCAGCGCCTCGATGAGCGCGGCGGACATCATCGCCGACCGGCTCGACTCGTTCATGTGGACGAAGAAGGATGACCCGGAGCGCATCAACAAGATCAAGAGTTACTTCCGCGGTGTGGCCTCCATCGCCTTCCGCCAGAACCTCTCCGACGAGGAATACAACACCCTCATTGAAGCCCGCTTCGCAGCAACTCCGGACAAGCCGGACATCGCCGTCAAACGCGTGGTGCTGGCGATCCTGACCTCCCCGAGGTTCCTCTACCCGTCCGCCGCCGAGGAAGGGCAGCCAACCCAGCAGATCATCGCCTCCCGCCTCGCGCTGACCATGTGGGATTCCGTACCCAGCCGCGACCTGTTCCGCAGGGCGAACGAAGGGAAGCTCGGCACCGAGGAACAGATCCGTGCCTATGCCAATGGCATGCTGTGGGACCCCCGGGCAAAGGAAAAACTCCATGGCTTCTTCCACCATTGGCTGGAGATGAAGGATATCCACAACATCGCCAAGGATTCCAAGACCTACCCGGACCTCAACGACGCCGTCCTAGCCGATCTCCGCCGCTCGCTCGATTTCTTCATCGACGACATCGTCTGGAACGGATCCGGCGACTACCGGCAGCTCCTGAGCGCGGACTACATGGTTCTCAACGACCGGCTCGCGAAGTTCTACCAAAAAGAATCCGTCGGTCCCGACTTCAAAAAAGTCCACCTCGAAGGCAGCCAGCGCGCCGGGGTGCTGACCCATCCCTACCTGCTGACCTCCTTCGCCTACTTCAAGGACACCTCACCCATCCACCGGGGCGTGTTCCTGACCCGCAGCATCGTGGGCCGCGCGCTCAAACCCCCGCCGGAGGCCGTGGAGTTCAAGGACGCGCATTTCGACCCGACCTGGACCATGCGTGAAAAGGTGACGGACGCCACCCGCTCCGCCGCGTGCATGGGCTGCCACTCGGAGATCAACCCCCTCGGCTTCGCCCTCGAGCAGTACGATGCCGTCGGCCGCTGGCGGGAGATGGACAACAACAAGCCGATCAACACGGCCAGCGACTATCCGGACGACAACGGCGGCACCATCCGCATCGCCTCACCGAAGGACATCGCCGCCTTCGCCATCGGCAGCGACACCGCGAAGAAGACCTTCATCAAGCACCTCTTCCACCACACCAACAAGCAGCCGCTGGCCGCCTTCGGCAAGGACACGGAGAAAAACCTCGTCCAGAAATTCGCCGAGCGGGGCTATAATGTGCGGGACCTGCTGGTGGAGTCCGCCCTCATCGCCACGACCCAGGGCATGCAGCCTGCTCCGCCGAAGGAGACCGCCTCGAACTGA
- a CDS encoding helix-turn-helix domain-containing protein, whose protein sequence is MAGFDNLQELHDLCRLRSTLEAFAAVRLGGHPDRSALHRMFLGHLALMKDHAMQGDYPAFHAEDMKLHRSLVESAGVAALSHCWEAVAGDLGEWIRHVKKVYWPSLMTLYREHEFLIEAWASDESWVAEQATHHHLEAGWFRVASAQGQVVPDIHPVDRATSFICTHYASGIDVEWLAQNVSFVSASHLTRLFRERLEISPHAFLKRVRMERAAELLRTHTDAVELVARKVGYRNVSHFCRDFRGNHGVTPNQYRK, encoded by the coding sequence GTGGCTGGATTCGACAATTTGCAGGAACTGCATGACCTGTGCCGCCTCCGCTCCACGCTGGAGGCGTTCGCGGCGGTGCGCCTGGGCGGCCATCCGGACCGCAGTGCGCTGCACCGGATGTTCCTCGGCCATCTCGCCCTGATGAAGGATCACGCCATGCAGGGAGACTATCCGGCGTTCCATGCGGAGGACATGAAGCTGCACCGATCCCTGGTGGAAAGTGCTGGTGTCGCCGCGTTGTCGCACTGCTGGGAGGCCGTGGCGGGAGACCTCGGCGAATGGATCCGGCACGTGAAGAAAGTCTATTGGCCGAGCCTGATGACCCTCTACCGGGAGCATGAATTCCTCATTGAAGCCTGGGCTTCCGACGAGTCATGGGTTGCGGAGCAGGCCACGCACCACCACCTGGAAGCCGGATGGTTCCGGGTCGCGAGCGCGCAGGGACAGGTCGTGCCGGACATCCATCCAGTGGACCGGGCGACGTCGTTCATCTGCACCCACTACGCCAGCGGGATCGATGTCGAGTGGCTGGCGCAGAATGTCAGCTTCGTCAGCGCGAGCCACCTCACGCGCCTGTTCAGGGAGCGGCTGGAAATTTCACCCCACGCGTTCCTGAAGCGCGTGCGGATGGAACGCGCCGCGGAACTGCTGCGGACCCACACGGATGCCGTGGAGCTGGTGGCGAGGAAGGTGGGTTACCGGAACGTTTCCCATTTCTGCCGCGACTTCCGCGGCAATCACGGGGTGACACCGAACCAATACCGGAAGTGA
- a CDS encoding zinc ribbon domain-containing protein, with amino-acid sequence MAEVSALRKHPCPECGGDAEWNPSKQALACPYCGTVLPWTPGQDQIGAAIREHPLEEALASVSAEARGLKEEKKSVKCESCQAISIFDPTRAAQRCDFCGSPAIVPVADMQDVITPESLLPVVIPATQVRDKLRQWYGSRWFAPNKLKKAALTDTLHGIYLPYWTFDAHASSSWSAEAGYYYYVSVSDGKGGTRRERRTRWEHCSGHQANFFDDDLVPGTVGVHLKLLRKVEPFPTTDQLKPYEPAFVRGWTVERYQIDLRKASETNRSQMDATMYRICERAVPGDTQRGLRVSTNYSSRTFKHILVPVWLATYTYGSKSFQVVVNGFTGNMAGEHPLSWVKIFFAVLAVITVIAVIFALSRG; translated from the coding sequence ATGGCCGAGGTCAGCGCACTGAGGAAGCATCCCTGCCCGGAATGTGGCGGGGATGCGGAGTGGAACCCGTCGAAGCAGGCGCTCGCCTGTCCGTATTGCGGGACCGTCCTGCCGTGGACACCGGGGCAGGACCAGATCGGTGCGGCCATCCGGGAGCATCCGCTGGAGGAGGCACTGGCCAGCGTGTCCGCGGAGGCGCGAGGCCTGAAGGAGGAGAAAAAGTCGGTGAAATGCGAGAGCTGCCAGGCCATCAGCATCTTTGATCCCACCCGTGCCGCCCAGCGCTGCGACTTCTGTGGCTCGCCCGCCATCGTCCCGGTGGCGGACATGCAGGACGTCATCACCCCGGAGAGCCTGCTGCCCGTCGTTATCCCGGCCACCCAGGTCCGGGACAAGCTGCGGCAGTGGTATGGCTCCCGCTGGTTCGCGCCCAACAAACTGAAGAAGGCGGCGCTGACCGACACCCTCCACGGCATCTACCTGCCCTACTGGACCTTCGACGCCCACGCCAGCTCCAGTTGGTCCGCGGAGGCGGGCTACTACTACTACGTCTCCGTGAGTGACGGGAAAGGCGGTACCCGCCGGGAACGTCGCACCCGCTGGGAACATTGCTCCGGCCATCAGGCGAACTTCTTCGATGACGACCTCGTCCCCGGCACCGTCGGCGTGCACCTGAAGCTCCTTCGGAAAGTCGAACCCTTCCCCACCACCGACCAGCTCAAGCCCTACGAACCCGCGTTCGTCCGCGGATGGACCGTGGAGCGCTACCAGATCGATCTCAGGAAAGCTTCCGAAACCAACCGCTCCCAGATGGACGCCACCATGTACCGCATCTGCGAGCGGGCCGTGCCGGGCGATACCCAGCGCGGACTCCGTGTCTCCACCAACTACAGCAGCCGCACCTTCAAGCACATCCTCGTCCCCGTCTGGCTTGCCACCTATACCTATGGCTCGAAGTCATTCCAGGTGGTGGTCAACGGCTTCACCGGCAACATGGCCGGAGAGCATCCGCTGAGCTGGGTGAAGATCTTCTTCGCCGTGCTGGCCGTCATCACGGTCATCGCCGTGATCTTCGCCCTCAGCAGGGGGTAA
- a CDS encoding SPFH and helix-turn-helix domain-containing protein gives MDILGFIKGELLEIIEFMDDSRDTLAWRFPDDDKAIKNGAQLIVRESQQAQFVYLGQYGDTFSPGKHSLVTENIPVLTKLKGWKYGFQSPFKADVYFVTTRLFTGNKWGTANPIMLRDKDFGAVRLRAFGTFDFKIVDAPTFLREVAGTDHHFRLDEFADTMRSRIVSIFSNALAASGVPALDLAARYTELGDSLLPLINPQVISKYGLEVTTFLIENISVPPEVEAAIDKRSSMSAIGNLNDYVKFQLAESMTKGGAGGGSGADAAQMAMGFGMAQEMMKSMQSGPPPLPGGPAAGAAQIAPDLLSPAQAAELLGVTEADVIASVDAGDLKGKKIGSAYRISRAAIDAFLAE, from the coding sequence ATGGACATTCTCGGATTCATCAAAGGGGAGTTGCTGGAGATCATCGAGTTCATGGACGACTCGCGCGACACCCTCGCGTGGCGGTTCCCGGACGATGACAAGGCGATCAAGAACGGCGCGCAGCTCATCGTCCGCGAAAGCCAGCAGGCCCAGTTCGTCTATCTCGGGCAGTACGGGGACACCTTCAGCCCCGGCAAGCACTCGCTGGTCACGGAGAACATCCCGGTCCTGACGAAGCTCAAGGGGTGGAAGTATGGATTCCAATCCCCGTTCAAGGCGGACGTCTATTTCGTCACGACCCGCCTCTTCACCGGCAACAAGTGGGGCACCGCAAACCCCATCATGCTGCGTGACAAGGACTTCGGCGCGGTGCGCCTGCGGGCCTTCGGCACCTTCGATTTCAAGATCGTGGACGCCCCCACCTTCCTGCGTGAGGTGGCCGGCACGGACCACCATTTCCGCCTGGATGAGTTCGCGGACACCATGCGCTCCCGCATCGTCAGCATCTTCAGCAACGCACTCGCGGCGAGCGGCGTGCCCGCGCTCGACCTCGCCGCCCGCTACACGGAGCTGGGGGATTCCCTCCTGCCGCTGATCAATCCACAGGTCATCTCCAAGTATGGCCTGGAGGTCACCACCTTCCTCATCGAAAACATTTCCGTCCCGCCGGAGGTGGAGGCCGCCATCGACAAGCGTTCCAGCATGTCCGCCATCGGCAACCTGAACGACTACGTGAAGTTCCAGCTCGCCGAGTCCATGACGAAAGGCGGCGCCGGCGGTGGCAGTGGCGCGGATGCCGCGCAGATGGCCATGGGCTTCGGCATGGCCCAGGAAATGATGAAGTCCATGCAGTCCGGCCCGCCGCCCCTCCCGGGTGGCCCGGCGGCCGGTGCCGCCCAGATCGCGCCGGACCTCCTTTCGCCCGCACAGGCCGCGGAGCTTCTCGGCGTCACCGAGGCGGACGTCATCGCCTCCGTTGATGCCGGTGACCTGAAGGGCAAGAAAATCGGATCCGCCTACCGCATTTCCCGTGCGGCCATCGACGCGTTCCTTGCGGAATAA
- a CDS encoding metallopeptidase family protein: protein MEFETLSEWADEEVKAVVRILPPDVQQAAEKCVITFEAKPGHGAFDTELAGDELGLFEGVCLLDEPSPEDLPRIRIFVENIWEWVEEDEQDFRDEVGTTFLHELGHYLGWDEDEVNERGLE from the coding sequence ATGGAATTTGAAACGCTGAGCGAGTGGGCGGACGAGGAAGTGAAAGCGGTCGTCCGCATCCTCCCTCCGGATGTGCAGCAAGCGGCGGAAAAATGCGTGATCACTTTCGAAGCGAAACCTGGCCACGGCGCGTTCGATACGGAGCTGGCCGGGGATGAGCTGGGTCTTTTCGAAGGCGTTTGCCTGCTCGATGAACCTTCCCCGGAGGATCTTCCCCGGATCCGCATCTTCGTGGAAAACATCTGGGAATGGGTGGAGGAGGACGAACAGGACTTCCGTGACGAGGTCGGCACCACTTTCCTCCATGAACTCGGACACTACCTCGGCTGGGATGAGGATGAGGTGAACGAGCGCGGCCTGGAGTGA
- a CDS encoding DUF1552 domain-containing protein, which yields MTSIPRRDFLRHLGISAAALPFIGGLGSLYGNQGTAPRKKRLVIMFSPNGTVQEKFWPDAAGKDFQFKSILEPLAPFRDKTLLLKGVYNKIQGDGDRHMRGMSCLLTATELAPGNIQGGSDTPAGWASGISIDQEIKNFLQGKAETQTRFGSLEFGVAVPKRADPWTRMSYAGANKPVAPIDDPSQMLGKLYGKMQDKEGLVSVLDHVSGDLKRISTKLSSEDRALLDEHMNLVREMEGEIARQSQQKDMGHPMPEIDPTIELVNDNTPQISRMQIDLLVNSFANDMARVATLQYMRSVGEARMNWLGVQEGHHTLSHEPDNNADAQAKLEKINLWFAGEFAYLAKRLADTPEPGGQGSMLDNTLLVWTNELGKGNSHTLDDIPMVLLGGGGDFTMGRSLVLDKVPHNRLWMTIAKAMGHDLQSFGNTALSNGGALDLVTV from the coding sequence ATGACCTCCATCCCACGCCGCGATTTCCTCCGTCACCTCGGTATCTCCGCCGCAGCCCTGCCATTCATCGGCGGACTGGGCAGCCTCTATGGCAACCAGGGTACCGCGCCGCGCAAGAAGCGGCTGGTCATCATGTTCTCCCCGAACGGCACGGTTCAGGAGAAATTCTGGCCGGATGCGGCGGGCAAGGATTTCCAATTCAAGTCGATCCTGGAACCGCTCGCCCCGTTCCGGGACAAGACCCTGCTCCTGAAGGGCGTCTACAATAAGATCCAGGGCGACGGCGACCGCCACATGCGCGGCATGTCCTGTCTCCTGACCGCGACGGAACTCGCCCCCGGCAACATCCAGGGCGGCTCCGACACCCCGGCCGGCTGGGCCAGCGGCATTTCCATCGACCAAGAGATCAAGAATTTCCTCCAGGGCAAGGCGGAGACGCAGACGCGCTTCGGCTCGCTCGAGTTCGGCGTGGCCGTGCCAAAGCGCGCCGATCCTTGGACCCGGATGTCCTACGCGGGCGCCAACAAGCCCGTCGCCCCGATCGACGATCCGTCCCAGATGCTCGGCAAACTGTATGGCAAGATGCAGGACAAGGAAGGTCTCGTCAGCGTGCTGGACCACGTGAGCGGCGACCTCAAACGCATTTCCACCAAACTCAGCAGCGAAGACCGTGCCCTGCTGGACGAGCACATGAACCTGGTGCGCGAGATGGAGGGCGAGATCGCCCGCCAGAGCCAGCAAAAGGACATGGGCCACCCGATGCCGGAGATCGACCCGACCATCGAGCTGGTCAACGACAACACACCACAGATTTCCCGCATGCAGATCGACCTGCTGGTGAATTCCTTCGCCAACGACATGGCCCGCGTGGCCACGCTGCAATACATGCGCTCCGTGGGTGAGGCCCGCATGAACTGGCTGGGTGTGCAGGAAGGCCACCACACGCTTTCCCACGAGCCGGACAACAACGCGGACGCGCAGGCGAAGCTGGAGAAGATCAACCTCTGGTTCGCCGGAGAGTTCGCCTACCTCGCGAAGCGCCTGGCCGACACTCCCGAGCCTGGCGGACAGGGCAGCATGCTGGACAACACGCTGCTCGTCTGGACCAACGAACTCGGCAAGGGCAACAGCCACACGCTGGATGACATCCCGATGGTGCTCCTCGGCGGTGGCGGTGACTTCACCATGGGCCGCTCCCTGGTGCTCGACAAGGTCCCGCACAACCGTCTCTGGATGACCATCGCAAAGGCCATGGGCCACGACCTCCAGAGCTTCGGCAACACCGCCCTTTCGAATGGCGGCGCGCTGGATCTGGTCACCGTCTGA